One genomic window of Polynucleobacter sp. HIN11 includes the following:
- a CDS encoding YicC/YloC family endoribonuclease, producing MISSMTGYGSASHPIEMGEGGYANLQVEIRAVNSRFLDLSFRIPDECRAAEGALRELLNKHLKRGKVEFRAAWRQSTGEHARSQTISIDPAKLIALKQAQAMIQEQFPAAEELRVADILRYPGVVTESETAEDQWQSATLKAGEEALRQLIQSRQIEGQALAKVLTNALDAMQDMVTRLEPRIPEIVTLYQNKLVTRIEEALGVHATQANIPFNAELMERIRQEVVLYAVRIDVAEELARLKTHIQVARTALAEGGAVGKRLDFLIQELNREANTLGSKAVHEDCTNTALELKLLIEQMREQVQNLE from the coding sequence ATGATATCGAGCATGACCGGCTATGGCAGCGCTTCCCATCCTATTGAAATGGGTGAGGGGGGTTATGCCAATCTGCAGGTTGAGATCCGGGCGGTCAACAGTCGCTTTTTGGATTTGAGCTTTCGGATACCCGATGAGTGTCGTGCTGCTGAAGGCGCTTTGCGTGAGCTCCTTAATAAGCACTTAAAGCGCGGTAAGGTCGAGTTTCGGGCTGCGTGGCGGCAAAGCACTGGTGAGCATGCGCGCTCCCAAACCATCTCGATCGATCCAGCAAAGTTGATCGCCTTAAAACAAGCACAAGCCATGATTCAGGAGCAATTTCCTGCGGCCGAAGAGTTGCGCGTCGCCGATATCCTGCGCTATCCGGGTGTTGTAACCGAATCGGAGACCGCCGAGGATCAATGGCAAAGTGCCACCCTAAAGGCTGGCGAAGAGGCCTTACGGCAATTAATCCAATCACGGCAAATCGAGGGCCAAGCACTCGCTAAGGTATTAACGAATGCTCTCGATGCGATGCAAGACATGGTTACTCGGCTTGAGCCCCGCATCCCAGAAATCGTGACCCTCTACCAAAATAAATTAGTCACTCGGATCGAGGAAGCATTGGGCGTGCATGCAACCCAAGCCAATATCCCCTTTAATGCTGAGCTAATGGAGCGTATCCGGCAAGAGGTTGTCTTATATGCAGTACGGATTGATGTTGCCGAAGAATTGGCTCGTCTCAAAACGCATATCCAGGTTGCAAGGACGGCCCTGGCAGAGGGCGGGGCTGTCGGTAAGCGTTTAGACTTCTTAATTCAGGAGCTTAATCGCGAGGCAAACACCCTCGGATCCAAGGCGGTCCATGAGGATTGCACGAACACTGCCTTGGAGCTCAAATTATTGATTGAGCAAATGCGCGAGCAAGTGCAAAATTTAGAGTGA
- the hemW gene encoding radical SAM family heme chaperone HemW: MINSGIALTALPPLSLYIHFPWCERKCPYCDFNSHQVKDGGFNESRYIEALISDLQTELPNVWGRRVHTIFIGGGTPSLLSPKGLDHLLSHVRALIPMEPHAEITLEANPGSVESAKFAEFASIGINRVSLGIQSFNSDHLKALGRIHNQQDARRAIEIAHDHFERINLDLMYALPQQTLAQSQADLREALAFNTSHLSLYHLTLEPNTYFASHPPALPHEDESDAMFESALEMLAAHGYDRYEVSAYSKPKQQSKHNLNYWEFGDYIGIGAGAHGKISYPNRITRQIRERHPETYMGRMTEQGHAVIENRLLTQDDLPFEFMLGALRLMDGVPTSMFSERTSLGLNTISKPITEALRKGLLDEDPTRLKASPLGMRYLNDLQELFLK, encoded by the coding sequence ATGATTAACTCTGGTATCGCACTAACCGCACTTCCCCCTCTCTCGCTCTATATCCACTTCCCATGGTGTGAGCGTAAGTGCCCATATTGCGACTTTAATTCCCATCAGGTCAAGGATGGTGGATTTAACGAGAGCCGTTATATCGAAGCACTCATCTCAGATCTTCAAACCGAGCTGCCGAATGTCTGGGGTCGTCGCGTTCATACGATTTTTATTGGCGGTGGAACCCCTAGTCTCTTATCTCCAAAGGGTCTTGATCATCTCTTATCGCACGTACGGGCGCTTATCCCGATGGAACCTCATGCTGAAATCACTCTCGAGGCCAATCCAGGTTCAGTGGAATCAGCGAAGTTTGCCGAGTTCGCTAGCATCGGCATTAACCGTGTGTCGCTTGGGATCCAGAGCTTTAACTCAGATCATCTCAAGGCATTGGGGCGGATTCACAATCAGCAGGATGCGCGCCGTGCCATAGAAATCGCACACGATCACTTTGAGCGCATCAATCTTGATTTGATGTACGCTCTTCCACAGCAAACCCTTGCCCAGTCACAAGCCGATCTCAGAGAAGCTCTGGCATTTAATACATCGCATCTATCGCTCTATCACCTAACACTCGAACCGAATACCTATTTTGCGAGTCACCCGCCAGCACTTCCGCACGAAGATGAGAGTGATGCCATGTTTGAATCCGCCCTAGAAATGTTGGCAGCGCATGGCTACGACCGATATGAGGTATCGGCCTATAGCAAGCCCAAACAACAATCCAAGCACAATCTCAATTATTGGGAGTTTGGTGACTATATTGGTATTGGTGCGGGTGCGCACGGTAAGATTTCCTATCCAAATCGCATCACACGGCAGATTCGTGAGCGCCACCCTGAGACTTATATGGGCAGGATGACAGAACAAGGTCATGCTGTCATTGAAAATCGTTTACTCACGCAAGACGATTTACCGTTTGAGTTCATGTTGGGAGCACTTCGATTAATGGATGGGGTGCCAACAAGTATGTTCTCAGAGCGAACGAGCCTCGGGCTTAATACGATTAGCAAACCAATTACAGAGGCTCTGCGTAAGGGGCTATTGGACGAAGATCCAACGCGACTCAAAGCTAGCCCACTGGGCATGCGCTATCTCAATGATCTGCAGGAATTGTTCTTGAAATAG
- the rpoZ gene encoding DNA-directed RNA polymerase subunit omega, producing the protein MARITVEDCLKTIPNRFELVLAGTYRARQLVQGHAARVDAKDKATVVALREIAVGVTDRDMLTKVPL; encoded by the coding sequence ATGGCCCGTATTACCGTAGAAGATTGTTTAAAAACCATTCCCAATCGTTTTGAGTTAGTCCTCGCTGGCACCTATCGGGCCCGCCAATTGGTTCAGGGTCACGCAGCCCGAGTCGACGCAAAAGATAAGGCAACCGTGGTTGCATTGCGTGAGATCGCTGTTGGGGTAACCGATCGGGATATGCTGACCAAAGTACCTCTCTAA
- a CDS encoding RelA/SpoT family protein produces MRTGKPLPSANPAQSVIASLLEQSSRHLFGPTSQPTLPPKQQVVSITSLTEKLHYLKPEEINQIKKAFQFADAAHLGQYRHSGEPYISHPVSVAELCATWRLDAQSIMAALLHDVIEDSGCTQTDLVNQFGAKVAELVEGLTKLDKLEFQSHAEAQAESFRKMFMAMARDVRVILVKLADRTHNMHTLDAVPIEKRRRVALETMEIYAPIAHRLGLNLIYRDLQDISFKHSMPMRFRAIEKAVKKARGNRREMVDKILDTVRMQFAKAGIEVDLQGREKTLFSIYNKMRSKHLSFSQVLDVYAFRVTVRTVDECYRALGILHAIYKPMPGKFKDYISIPKLNGYQSLHTTLVGPSGVPVEFQVRTADMHAVAESGVAAHWAYKDGSPELSEVQNRAHQWLQSLVDIQDNSGDSQEFLEHVKIDLFPDAVYVFTPKGQIRALPRGATALDFAYSIHSDLGNTCVAVKVNNLQLPLRTELKNGDIVEVINSTTSQPNPGWLEFVRTGKARAAIRHSLKTKHYAEALQLGERLLASALRQQGVDAGLLTPEIWEKLLHWTGDKSREEVCVNIVLGRRTAAELATRLKILIGEEGGAEQMRLGSNDWGSSDQETQTQALVVDGREGMSVSFQSCCHPIPGDDIMAYLGKGEGLQIHTQDCKVAHRMLSKDSDKWVGVQWSKDTNREFDVAITVDTKQGKGVLARVASSITSADSNILNVSMDDKYKEDSVTMRFTIQVLNRLHLSRVLRGLRANADVFRVIRNKSV; encoded by the coding sequence ATTCGCACAGGTAAGCCTTTACCAAGCGCCAATCCCGCTCAAAGCGTGATTGCCTCTTTGCTGGAGCAATCCAGCCGCCATCTCTTTGGCCCTACCTCGCAACCGACTTTGCCGCCTAAGCAGCAAGTTGTATCGATTACGAGCTTGACCGAGAAGCTTCATTATCTGAAGCCCGAGGAAATTAACCAAATTAAGAAGGCCTTTCAGTTTGCGGATGCCGCGCACTTAGGCCAATATCGCCATAGCGGAGAGCCTTACATCAGCCATCCGGTCTCAGTCGCTGAGCTCTGTGCAACCTGGCGCTTAGATGCCCAAAGCATCATGGCCGCTTTGCTCCATGATGTGATTGAGGATTCTGGTTGCACCCAGACTGACCTCGTGAATCAGTTTGGCGCGAAAGTGGCCGAGCTAGTTGAGGGTTTAACCAAACTCGACAAATTAGAGTTTCAAAGTCATGCCGAGGCCCAGGCTGAGAGCTTTCGGAAAATGTTTATGGCCATGGCCCGTGATGTGCGGGTCATCTTGGTCAAGTTAGCTGACCGAACCCACAATATGCACACCCTCGATGCGGTGCCGATTGAAAAACGACGCCGGGTTGCATTGGAAACCATGGAAATCTACGCCCCGATCGCACATCGTCTGGGGCTTAACTTAATCTACCGTGATCTGCAAGACATCAGCTTTAAACACTCAATGCCCATGCGCTTTAGGGCCATTGAGAAAGCAGTAAAGAAGGCGCGTGGCAATCGCCGTGAGATGGTGGATAAGATTCTGGATACGGTACGGATGCAGTTTGCGAAAGCCGGGATCGAAGTTGATTTGCAGGGTCGTGAGAAAACCCTATTTAGTATCTACAACAAAATGCGTAGTAAGCATTTGAGCTTCTCGCAGGTTTTGGATGTTTATGCGTTCCGAGTCACGGTACGAACCGTGGATGAGTGCTATCGTGCCCTCGGCATTTTGCATGCTATCTATAAGCCCATGCCTGGGAAGTTCAAGGATTACATCTCGATTCCTAAACTCAATGGCTATCAGTCTTTGCACACCACCTTAGTGGGTCCATCCGGAGTGCCAGTGGAGTTTCAGGTACGCACTGCGGATATGCACGCCGTAGCTGAATCTGGAGTGGCAGCCCATTGGGCCTATAAGGACGGTTCACCCGAATTGAGTGAAGTGCAAAACCGTGCGCACCAATGGCTGCAGTCGCTCGTGGATATTCAGGACAACAGCGGTGACTCCCAAGAATTCTTAGAGCACGTCAAGATTGATTTATTCCCCGATGCTGTCTATGTGTTTACCCCCAAAGGGCAAATACGGGCGTTACCACGGGGCGCAACAGCCCTCGACTTTGCCTACTCGATTCATAGTGACCTTGGTAATACCTGCGTGGCAGTCAAGGTGAATAATTTACAACTACCGTTACGCACTGAACTCAAAAATGGCGATATTGTGGAAGTGATCAATTCCACAACCTCTCAACCCAATCCAGGGTGGTTAGAGTTTGTGCGCACCGGTAAGGCCCGAGCAGCGATCCGCCATTCATTGAAAACCAAGCACTATGCCGAGGCGTTACAGTTAGGCGAACGTTTATTGGCGAGCGCATTGCGACAACAGGGAGTTGATGCGGGGCTCCTTACTCCCGAGATTTGGGAAAAGTTACTGCATTGGACTGGTGATAAATCGCGCGAGGAGGTCTGTGTCAATATTGTGCTGGGCCGACGTACCGCTGCCGAGTTGGCGACCCGTCTAAAAATTCTGATTGGTGAAGAGGGCGGGGCGGAGCAAATGCGCTTGGGCTCAAATGATTGGGGCAGCTCTGATCAAGAGACGCAAACACAAGCCCTCGTCGTGGATGGCCGTGAGGGCATGTCAGTAAGCTTTCAAAGCTGTTGCCATCCAATTCCTGGGGATGACATCATGGCCTATCTTGGTAAGGGTGAGGGGCTGCAAATCCACACTCAGGACTGTAAGGTAGCTCATCGCATGCTGTCCAAAGATAGCGATAAGTGGGTTGGTGTGCAATGGAGTAAAGATACCAACCGAGAGTTTGATGTGGCCATTACAGTGGACACTAAGCAAGGAAAAGGGGTGTTGGCCCGCGTTGCGAGTTCGATCACTTCAGCTGACTCGAACATCC
- the pgi gene encoding glucose-6-phosphate isomerase, whose amino-acid sequence MTAFSNAKSFDNPSTAVFGSLQAAGIVLDLAYQGIGSEDWKNLFAKAEQAQLSNHLHAVFAGEHVNTSEHRPALHTALRNLDKSPILVDGNDVMPEIAEVWQRIEGLCNKWVGVTDLIHIGIGGSDFGPRLAVQALAHSAHKFNRGMRVHFVANVDSAELSHVLERAQANSTKVLIVSKSFGTAETLMNARAVLNWFKAKNLTSSQIQNSLFAITSNVQAAEDFGIQAEHVFPFWDWVGGRFSVWSAVGLPIALQYGFETFKQFLLGANHMDRHAISARPNQNLPILMALALYYQQSKHHSKSYAVIPYAHALELFPYWLQQLDMESNGKQVDRLGKPVSLSSPVVFGSAGTNAQHSYFQLLHQGPEFIPVDLIAIKEPMSALPEAKEHHYALLANCLAQAQALALGRDASDPNLSYPGKRPSNLIVLPKLDAYHLGALLALYEHRAVCLGALWGMNSFDQPGVELGKVLAKPIERALQQKDTSGAEFDSITAARIHYFQK is encoded by the coding sequence ATGACCGCATTCTCCAACGCAAAATCATTCGATAACCCCTCAACCGCGGTTTTTGGCTCTTTGCAAGCAGCTGGCATCGTATTGGATCTTGCCTATCAGGGGATTGGATCTGAAGATTGGAAGAACTTATTTGCCAAAGCCGAGCAAGCGCAGCTCAGCAATCATCTCCATGCTGTCTTTGCTGGCGAACATGTTAATACTAGTGAGCACCGCCCTGCACTTCATACGGCACTACGTAATCTCGATAAATCCCCAATACTGGTTGATGGCAATGATGTAATGCCAGAGATTGCCGAGGTTTGGCAACGAATCGAGGGTTTATGCAATAAATGGGTGGGGGTAACAGATTTAATTCATATTGGGATTGGGGGCTCTGACTTTGGCCCACGACTTGCAGTGCAAGCCTTAGCCCATTCAGCGCACAAATTCAATCGCGGGATGCGGGTTCATTTTGTGGCTAATGTGGATAGCGCAGAACTGAGCCATGTATTAGAACGTGCTCAGGCGAATAGCACTAAGGTACTGATTGTGTCCAAATCATTTGGCACGGCTGAGACCTTAATGAACGCACGCGCTGTTCTTAATTGGTTCAAAGCGAAGAACCTCACGAGCTCGCAGATCCAAAACTCCCTATTTGCGATTACTAGCAATGTCCAAGCGGCAGAAGACTTTGGCATTCAAGCAGAGCATGTCTTTCCATTTTGGGATTGGGTAGGTGGGCGATTCTCGGTATGGTCTGCGGTTGGTCTGCCCATTGCTTTGCAGTATGGGTTTGAGACCTTCAAACAATTTTTGTTGGGAGCCAATCACATGGATCGCCATGCGATCAGTGCTCGTCCCAATCAAAATCTCCCAATCCTAATGGCATTGGCTTTGTACTATCAACAAAGCAAACATCATTCCAAATCGTATGCAGTGATTCCATATGCGCACGCCTTGGAACTCTTCCCGTATTGGTTGCAGCAATTGGATATGGAAAGTAATGGCAAGCAAGTCGATCGCCTTGGTAAGCCGGTATCGCTGAGCTCCCCTGTTGTGTTTGGAAGCGCCGGTACCAATGCCCAGCATTCGTATTTCCAGTTACTACATCAAGGACCGGAATTCATTCCGGTTGATCTGATTGCGATTAAAGAGCCGATGAGCGCCCTACCAGAAGCTAAGGAGCATCACTATGCCCTCTTAGCCAATTGCTTGGCCCAAGCTCAGGCGTTGGCCCTAGGCCGTGATGCGAGCGACCCCAATCTTAGCTATCCTGGAAAGAGACCTAGCAATTTAATTGTGCTACCCAAGCTTGATGCCTATCATTTGGGTGCTTTACTTGCTCTTTACGAACACCGTGCCGTTTGCTTGGGAGCGCTATGGGGCATGAACAGCTTTGATCAGCCCGGGGTTGAGCTCGGCAAGGTACTAGCCAAACCCATTGAGCGCGCTCTTCAACAAAAAGACACTTCCGGTGCTGAATTTGATTCCATCACCGCTGCCAGAATCCATTACTTCCAGAAATAA
- the gmk gene encoding guanylate kinase, whose translation MTMSAPTTYQGSMLMIVAPSGAGKSSLVNALLESDHRLQLSLSFTTRAPRAGELDGRDYSFITKETFLAKQAAGDFLESAEVHSNLYGTSRSWIEGQMQQGQDVILEIDWQGAQQIRKLIPQAIWVFIFPPSIEALAERLHKRGQDDEITIAKRVAAAHIELQHAHEADFIVINEVFADALKDLQAIVAASRLRTGPMMARYPALVKRLGA comes from the coding sequence ATGACCATGAGTGCTCCAACCACCTATCAGGGCAGTATGCTGATGATCGTGGCCCCTTCGGGGGCTGGCAAATCCTCTTTAGTCAATGCGTTATTGGAGTCCGATCATCGATTACAGCTTTCGCTGTCGTTCACTACGCGTGCACCGCGTGCCGGTGAGTTGGATGGGCGTGATTACTCCTTTATTACCAAAGAAACCTTTTTGGCCAAACAAGCGGCCGGTGATTTTCTGGAGTCCGCCGAGGTGCACAGCAATCTCTATGGCACCTCGCGTTCGTGGATAGAAGGTCAAATGCAACAAGGTCAGGATGTGATCCTGGAAATTGATTGGCAGGGCGCACAGCAAATTCGTAAACTAATTCCCCAAGCGATTTGGGTATTTATCTTCCCACCCTCTATTGAGGCTCTTGCGGAGCGTTTGCACAAGCGCGGCCAGGACGATGAGATCACGATTGCCAAGCGCGTTGCAGCCGCTCATATTGAGCTGCAACATGCTCACGAAGCCGACTTTATTGTGATTAATGAGGTCTTTGCCGACGCCTTAAAAGACCTGCAGGCGATTGTGGCAGCCAGCCGGCTACGGACGGGGCCGATGATGGCCCGTTATCCAGCCTTAGTCAAGCGACTTGGGGCATGA
- the rdgB gene encoding RdgB/HAM1 family non-canonical purine NTP pyrophosphatase, protein MSRRLVLASNNAGKLREFAQLFKPFAIELIPQGQLGISAAEEPFDRFIDNALEKARHASKLSGLPAIADDSGICVDALGGAPGVRSARFAGEHCSDTDNNQKLLSLLAGELNRKAHYVCALVVVREADDPNPIVVETHWDGEIIYEARGQHGFGYDPYFYLPKHQMTAAELSPERKNAISHRGQALIQLMEQLEKDPFFQKTDD, encoded by the coding sequence ATGAGTCGACGGTTGGTCTTAGCTTCGAATAATGCTGGGAAGCTCAGAGAGTTTGCACAACTATTTAAACCCTTTGCGATTGAACTCATCCCCCAGGGGCAGCTTGGGATTAGTGCGGCAGAAGAACCCTTTGACCGCTTTATCGATAATGCGCTAGAAAAGGCACGCCATGCCAGCAAGCTCAGTGGTCTACCCGCCATTGCCGATGACTCCGGCATTTGTGTGGATGCCTTAGGTGGTGCGCCCGGTGTTCGCTCAGCTCGCTTTGCCGGTGAGCACTGCTCAGACACCGATAACAACCAAAAGCTACTGTCATTACTCGCGGGCGAGCTAAATCGTAAAGCGCACTATGTATGCGCCCTAGTGGTGGTTCGCGAGGCCGATGATCCCAACCCAATCGTCGTTGAAACCCATTGGGACGGCGAGATCATCTACGAAGCGCGTGGTCAACATGGTTTTGGCTACGATCCCTACTTTTATCTCCCTAAACATCAGATGACCGCAGCAGAACTCAGCCCAGAGCGCAAGAATGCCATTAGCCATCGCGGCCAGGCGCTGATTCAGCTCATGGAGCAATTAGAGAAAGATCCGTTTTTTCAGAAAACCGATGATTAA
- a CDS encoding NAD(P)/FAD-dependent oxidoreductase: MDKLDCVVVGAGVVGLAVAREMALQGHETVLLEREASFGTISSSRNSEVIHAGIYYPKDSLKAKLCVEGNRMLYEYCRDHQVGTQRYGKLIVASDPQQVDDLHGIFYRAQQNGAREISLITAKEANALEPDLRVAAAILSKTTGIVDSHAYMLSLLGGFEDAGGMVAYLSPLNHARVIPGGFELEVGGADAIQLQTKYLINCAGMSAPAVAQRIHGISAEHIPKAYFAKGNYFSLAGKSPFRHLIYPVPEPGGLGVHLTLDMAGQAKFGPDVEWLDIDAEDQINYAVDPTRGERFYAAIRQYWPGLQDGALQADYSGVRAKIVSKDQPAGDFRIDGPNEHGIEGLYNFFGFESPALTSSLAIAKYLKGLLNP; encoded by the coding sequence ATGGATAAACTGGATTGTGTCGTCGTTGGTGCGGGAGTTGTGGGCTTAGCAGTGGCCCGCGAAATGGCATTGCAAGGTCATGAAACCGTATTGCTAGAGCGCGAAGCATCATTTGGAACCATTAGTAGCTCCAGAAATAGCGAAGTTATCCATGCCGGTATTTACTACCCCAAGGATTCCTTAAAAGCAAAACTATGCGTTGAGGGTAATCGCATGCTCTATGAGTATTGTCGCGACCATCAGGTGGGAACCCAGCGCTACGGTAAATTAATTGTGGCAAGCGATCCACAGCAGGTTGATGATCTGCACGGTATTTTTTATCGTGCCCAGCAAAATGGGGCACGTGAGATTAGCCTCATTACAGCCAAAGAGGCCAATGCGCTAGAGCCCGATCTACGAGTTGCAGCAGCGATTTTGTCCAAAACGACTGGCATTGTCGATAGCCATGCCTATATGCTCTCATTGCTTGGCGGCTTTGAGGATGCAGGAGGAATGGTTGCTTATTTGTCTCCGTTAAATCATGCACGCGTGATTCCTGGAGGGTTTGAGCTAGAGGTGGGCGGTGCCGATGCGATACAACTGCAAACTAAGTATCTAATTAATTGTGCGGGTATGAGTGCGCCGGCCGTAGCGCAACGCATTCACGGAATATCGGCCGAGCACATTCCCAAAGCCTATTTTGCAAAAGGCAACTATTTCTCCTTAGCAGGTAAGTCACCCTTTCGACATTTAATTTATCCCGTCCCAGAGCCGGGCGGATTAGGGGTGCATTTGACCCTCGATATGGCGGGGCAGGCTAAGTTTGGCCCCGATGTGGAATGGCTTGATATCGATGCGGAAGATCAAATTAATTACGCAGTCGATCCCACTCGCGGTGAGCGATTCTATGCAGCCATCCGACAGTACTGGCCAGGTCTTCAAGACGGAGCGTTGCAGGCCGATTATTCAGGGGTGCGCGCCAAGATTGTCTCGAAAGATCAACCCGCAGGGGACTTTCGTATCGATGGCCCTAATGAGCATGGTATTGAGGGCCTCTACAACTTCTTTGGCTTTGAGTCACCCGCACTAACCTCAAGTTTGGCAATCGCGAAATATCTAAAGGGCTTACTTAATCCTTAG
- a CDS encoding phosphomannomutase/phosphoglucomutase yields the protein MNVPASIFKAYDIRGIIDETLNPSIAKAIGQAFGSQMRDLGETDVVIGRDGRLSGPVLIEALTEGLLSTGINVIDLGMVATPMVYFATHQTIGNCQPKSGIMITGSHNPPNYNGFKMVLGGSAIYGDQIQGLRQQIEADDFRQGNGKRSSFNIFPQYLQTIVGDIRLARPMKIAVDCGNGVGGAFAGELFRALGCEVQELFCEVDGRFPNHHPDPAHLENLQDLIRNLATTNNELGLAFDGDADRLGVVTKDGEVIFPDRQMMLFAKDVLSRNPKGQIIYDVKCTRNLAPWIRKHGGEPLMWKTGHSLVKAKLKETGAPLAGEMSGHIFFKDRWFGFDDGLYTGARLLEILSQFDNPSEVLNALPNAICTPELQLPCAEGESFVLLEKIKANPKFPSSQSINTIDGVRVEYADGFGLARPSNTTPIVVLRFEADSEEAIQRIQQEFKVALLAVKPDAKLPF from the coding sequence ATGAACGTTCCTGCCTCGATTTTTAAAGCCTACGATATCCGCGGCATTATTGATGAAACCCTGAATCCATCAATTGCTAAAGCAATTGGTCAGGCTTTTGGAAGTCAAATGCGCGATTTGGGAGAAACGGATGTTGTAATTGGCCGTGACGGTCGACTCTCTGGCCCAGTTCTGATTGAGGCCCTGACCGAGGGTTTGCTATCCACAGGCATTAATGTGATTGACCTTGGGATGGTCGCCACCCCAATGGTCTACTTCGCCACCCATCAGACCATTGGAAATTGCCAACCGAAATCCGGCATCATGATTACGGGTAGTCATAATCCGCCTAATTACAACGGCTTTAAGATGGTGCTCGGTGGTTCAGCCATTTATGGGGATCAGATTCAGGGGCTACGCCAGCAAATTGAAGCGGATGATTTTCGGCAAGGCAATGGAAAACGCTCCAGCTTCAATATCTTCCCCCAATATTTGCAAACCATTGTTGGTGATATTCGCTTAGCTAGACCCATGAAGATCGCCGTCGATTGTGGCAATGGTGTGGGTGGCGCGTTTGCTGGAGAGTTATTCCGAGCTCTGGGCTGTGAGGTGCAAGAGCTCTTTTGTGAGGTTGATGGACGTTTTCCGAATCACCATCCAGACCCTGCCCACCTTGAAAATCTTCAAGACCTGATTCGCAATCTCGCAACGACCAACAATGAGCTTGGACTTGCCTTTGATGGCGATGCTGATCGACTGGGTGTGGTAACCAAAGATGGCGAGGTGATTTTTCCGGATCGGCAAATGATGCTGTTTGCCAAGGATGTACTCAGTCGCAATCCCAAGGGCCAAATCATTTATGACGTCAAATGTACTCGCAACCTCGCTCCTTGGATCCGTAAACATGGAGGTGAGCCGCTAATGTGGAAGACCGGCCACTCCTTGGTCAAAGCCAAGCTGAAAGAAACTGGTGCTCCCCTAGCCGGGGAAATGAGTGGTCATATCTTCTTCAAGGATCGTTGGTTTGGGTTTGATGATGGCCTATATACCGGCGCTCGATTACTAGAAATACTCAGTCAATTTGATAATCCAAGCGAAGTATTGAACGCCCTACCCAATGCTATTTGCACCCCAGAATTGCAACTGCCATGTGCTGAGGGCGAATCTTTCGTCTTACTTGAGAAGATTAAAGCCAATCCCAAGTTTCCAAGTTCTCAATCGATTAATACGATTGATGGTGTACGGGTTGAGTATGCTGATGGCTTTGGTTTGGCTCGTCCCTCCAATACAACGCCCATTGTGGTGCTGCGATTTGAGGCTGATTCTGAAGAAGCGATTCAACGAATCCAGCAAGAATTCAAAGTGGCTCTTTTGGCTGTGAAGCCCGATGCAAAATTACCCTTTTAG
- the rph gene encoding ribonuclease PH, with the protein MNRPSQRQARDLRPITITRSFTKHAEGSVLIEFGDTKVLCTASVLEKVPPHQKGSGEGWVTAEYGMLPRSTHTRSDREAARGKQSGRTQEIQRLIGRAMRSVFDLKLLGERTIHLDCDVLQADGGTRTAAITGAYVAARDAVNHLLNQKMIASDPMIDSVAAISVGIYQGVPVLDLDYAEDSECDTDMNVVMTGRGGMIEVQGTAEGAPFSRTELEALLNLAQAGIEELTRIQKSALAA; encoded by the coding sequence ATGAATCGTCCCAGTCAACGCCAAGCACGCGATCTGCGGCCCATTACCATTACTCGCTCATTTACCAAGCACGCAGAGGGTTCGGTTCTTATTGAGTTTGGGGATACCAAAGTTCTTTGCACGGCAAGCGTTCTTGAAAAGGTGCCGCCCCATCAAAAAGGCTCTGGCGAGGGTTGGGTCACCGCGGAATACGGCATGCTGCCCCGCTCCACCCATACTCGCTCTGATCGTGAAGCCGCCCGGGGCAAGCAAAGTGGGCGAACTCAAGAGATTCAGCGATTGATTGGACGAGCCATGCGCAGTGTCTTTGATCTCAAATTACTCGGTGAGCGCACTATTCATCTCGATTGCGATGTATTGCAAGCCGATGGCGGAACGCGGACTGCGGCAATTACCGGCGCCTATGTGGCTGCCCGCGATGCGGTCAATCATTTGCTCAATCAGAAGATGATTGCCTCCGACCCGATGATTGATAGTGTTGCGGCGATCTCGGTAGGTATCTACCAGGGCGTTCCGGTTCTCGATCTCGATTACGCAGAGGACTCAGAGTGCGACACCGATATGAACGTGGTGATGACCGGTCGCGGCGGCATGATTGAAGTGCAAGGAACCGCTGAAGGCGCCCCATTCTCGCGTACCGAACTCGAGGCATTATTAAATCTTGCCCAAGCAGGTATTGAGGAATTAACACGCATCCAGAAAAGCGCCTTAGCCGCATGA